Part of the Rhipicephalus sanguineus isolate Rsan-2018 chromosome 5, BIME_Rsan_1.4, whole genome shotgun sequence genome is shown below.
ATTCGTGGCGAGCGCTCCGAGCCACCGGGAGGCGAGGAATGCCATACGCGACACTTGGGGACTGCCTTCGTACGTTGCGCATCGTGACAGCAAGGTACTGTTCCTGCTGGGACGCTCCGCGCACGACATGGAGATCAAGGCAGAGTCCCAGGTCAACGGGGACATCGTGCAGGGCAGCTTTACGGACAGCTACGACAACTTGACGCTCAAGAGCGTCATGATGCTCCACTGGACGCGCTCCTTCTGCCCCAACGTGGAGCACGTGATGAAGACGGATGATGACGTGTACGTGAACCTCGACAACCTGGTTCACCACCTGGAGCACGAGATGGCCGACCAGAGACGCTGGATCCAGGGATGTATCAAGAGGCACGCCGGCACGCCGCTGCGCTCTGCCGGTGCCGGTCTGCCTGTGAGCCCGGTAGACGTGCGGACATTGCCCAAGGCGCACCCGGACTTTGTGGCGGGCGCGGGTTACGTCATATCCGGTGACCTGGTGAAGGACTTGCTGGTGGTCTCGGCGAGAGTCAAGTGGGTGCCTTTAGAAGACGTGTTTGTAACGGGACGGTGTGCTGCCGCGGTGGGCGTCAAGCCCGAGACTGACGACAGGTTCAGCTGTGGCCGGCAAGTGAAGGATCCGTGCGAAATGGCCCACGCGTTCACGGGACATGGAATGACGCCAGATCTGATGAGAAGGACGTGGGATGCGATGCTCAGTGGCTGTTCGTGAGACAAATACGTGTTGCGAAGCTTCTTATAGAATGTTTCCTTTTTTCGCGGTGTGGGACATGTGGTACTTAAAGGCAGTAAATGAGAATGCTCACGAGACTGAGATACGTAATGCTTGAATCACTCGTGCACAGGTCGGGACGTTCAAGTGACGTGTAATATCCAAAGGAGTCGCCGAAATTTCAAGGTTGGACTGCGATGGCCTATGCGTGCTTGTTTGAAGTGCAACGTAGTTTTTCATAGCGAGTACTGTGAACGCTGTTCCCGTCATCGTTAAATGACAGAATTTTCGTATTTTATGCTGCGTCATTTCGTCTGTAGACCACTGTCGGTCAAGAATGTTGTACGTTACGGGGTTAATTCATGTTCAGCACCAAGTAATGTCGGGAAGTTCTAACTTGCCGCTGATTCTGGTGAACACGAGTGAATAGTGTGTGGTGATTAAACAGTTCGTGTATTGTTGGTAGACTTCGATGGTGAATCATTGAAGGGACGATCTGAACCGGCAGAGTACAAAGACTATGCCTGTTGGCGTCAAGTTTTCCTCATTGAAGAACGCAGTAAGCACTTAAAGGCTAAACGGCATATGGGCTGAccaacctccctgcttttccctCTCTCGTTCCTGCTTCTACTCTGGTGGGCATAAGTAGGCTGATAATTTCTGAACGGAA
Proteins encoded:
- the LOC119393368 gene encoding beta-1,3-galactosyltransferase 1 isoform X1 yields the protein MPRARRRRHSARSAVGVEGGDEDDDDLQRTQTMSSLRLPRWLGKLHTYAILAGCLALLILFRSFHTEVQEGEKDIFDDDLFIAPQQFDDHAQNEVVVREELDALPEESVSNDNPYVHRYVIDASHVCRGFEVAPRRLIFVASAPSHREARNAIRDTWGLPSYVAHRDSKVLFLLGRSAHDMEIKAESQVNGDIVQGSFTDSYDNLTLKSVMMLHWTRSFCPNVEHVMKTDDDVYVNLDNLVHHLEHEMADQRRWIQGCIKRHAGTPLRSAGAGLPVSPVDVRTLPKAHPDFVAGAGYVISGDLVKDLLVVSARVKWVPLEDVFVTGRCAAAVGVKPETDDRFSCGRQVKDPCEMAHAFTGHGMTPDLMRRTWDAMLSGCS
- the LOC119393368 gene encoding beta-1,3-galactosyltransferase 1 isoform X2, producing the protein MSSLRLPRWLGKLHTYAILAGCLALLILFRSFHTEVQEGEKDIFDDDLFIAPQQFDDHAQNEVVVREELDALPEESVSNDNPYVHRYVIDASHVCRGFEVAPRRLIFVASAPSHREARNAIRDTWGLPSYVAHRDSKVLFLLGRSAHDMEIKAESQVNGDIVQGSFTDSYDNLTLKSVMMLHWTRSFCPNVEHVMKTDDDVYVNLDNLVHHLEHEMADQRRWIQGCIKRHAGTPLRSAGAGLPVSPVDVRTLPKAHPDFVAGAGYVISGDLVKDLLVVSARVKWVPLEDVFVTGRCAAAVGVKPETDDRFSCGRQVKDPCEMAHAFTGHGMTPDLMRRTWDAMLSGCS